The following are encoded in a window of Cupriavidus oxalaticus genomic DNA:
- a CDS encoding acetyl/propionyl/methylcrotonyl-CoA carboxylase subunit alpha — protein sequence MFSKILIANRGEIACRVAATCRRLGIRTVAVYSDADADARHVAFCDEAVHIGGAAARDSYLRADHIIEMAKETGAQAIHPGYGFLSENEAFAEACAAAGLVFIGPPASAIHAMGSKSAAKQLMERAAVPLVPGYHGEDQDPALLRREADRIGYPVLLKASAGGGGKGMRVVESGDGFEAALASVKREASASFGDDKVLVEKYLTRPRHIEIQVFADTHGNCVYLFERDCSVQRRHQKVLEEAPAPGMTEERRRAMGEAAVAAAKAVGYVGAGTVEFIANQDGSFYFMEMNTRLQVEHPVTEMITGQDLVEWQLRVAAGEPLPLTQDQLRIDGHALEARIYAENPDKQFLPSTGTLRFLRTPPAVQFMRGDDAHGPAGIRIDAGVREGDTISPYYDPMIAKLIVWGKDRDEALARMRQALAAYHVVGLSTNVAFLQRLVKSEAFRTADLDTGLIERNEKTLFPPPAPVGMEIIALAVAALLDREARELRIDAADPHSPWTHGGAWRLNGGVSRQLRFGYGEQVLDVTLNTNARGSTLIYADQAAPFASACQADDLRVNLGTRRAHGQVHSDGETLHVFYGGRHVALAWLDPLAHAGEAEGEGGKLTAPMPGKVIAVMVEAGSTVTRGTPLLVMEAMKMEHTISAPADGVVSEVLYGVGEQVAEGAQLLAFEGKQEGK from the coding sequence ATGTTCAGCAAGATCCTGATCGCCAACCGCGGCGAGATCGCCTGCCGTGTCGCCGCCACCTGCCGCCGGCTCGGCATCCGCACCGTCGCGGTGTACTCGGATGCCGATGCCGATGCCCGCCACGTCGCCTTCTGCGACGAAGCCGTCCATATCGGCGGCGCCGCCGCGCGCGACAGCTACCTGCGCGCCGACCACATCATCGAGATGGCCAAGGAGACCGGCGCCCAGGCGATCCACCCGGGCTACGGCTTCCTGTCCGAGAACGAAGCCTTCGCCGAGGCCTGCGCCGCGGCGGGGCTGGTCTTCATCGGCCCGCCGGCTTCGGCCATCCACGCGATGGGCAGCAAGAGCGCGGCCAAGCAGCTGATGGAGCGCGCTGCCGTACCGCTGGTGCCGGGCTACCACGGGGAGGACCAGGACCCGGCGCTGCTGCGCCGCGAGGCCGACCGCATCGGCTACCCGGTGCTGCTCAAGGCCAGCGCGGGCGGCGGCGGCAAGGGCATGCGCGTGGTCGAGTCGGGCGATGGCTTCGAGGCCGCGCTGGCCTCGGTCAAGCGCGAGGCCTCGGCGAGCTTCGGCGACGACAAGGTGCTGGTCGAGAAGTACCTGACCCGCCCGCGCCATATCGAGATCCAGGTGTTTGCCGATACGCACGGCAACTGCGTCTACCTGTTCGAGCGCGACTGCTCGGTGCAGCGCCGCCACCAGAAGGTGCTGGAAGAGGCGCCGGCACCCGGCATGACCGAGGAGCGCCGCCGCGCCATGGGCGAAGCGGCAGTCGCCGCGGCCAAGGCGGTTGGCTACGTTGGTGCCGGCACCGTCGAGTTCATCGCCAACCAGGATGGTTCCTTCTATTTCATGGAGATGAACACGCGCCTGCAGGTCGAGCATCCGGTCACCGAGATGATCACCGGGCAGGACCTGGTCGAATGGCAGCTGCGCGTGGCCGCCGGCGAGCCGCTGCCGCTGACGCAGGACCAGCTGCGCATCGACGGCCACGCGCTGGAAGCGCGCATCTACGCCGAGAACCCCGACAAGCAGTTCCTGCCGTCCACCGGCACGCTGCGCTTCCTGCGCACGCCGCCCGCGGTGCAGTTCATGCGCGGCGATGACGCCCACGGCCCGGCCGGCATCCGTATCGATGCCGGCGTGCGCGAGGGCGACACCATCAGCCCGTACTACGACCCGATGATCGCCAAGCTGATCGTCTGGGGCAAGGACCGTGATGAGGCGCTGGCGCGGATGCGCCAGGCGCTGGCCGCGTATCACGTGGTGGGCCTGTCGACCAACGTGGCCTTCCTGCAGCGGCTGGTGAAGTCGGAAGCGTTCCGCACCGCCGACCTCGATACCGGGCTGATCGAGCGCAACGAGAAGACCCTGTTCCCGCCGCCGGCTCCTGTCGGCATGGAAATCATTGCGCTGGCCGTCGCCGCGCTGCTGGATCGCGAGGCGCGCGAACTGCGCATCGACGCTGCCGATCCCCATTCGCCGTGGACCCACGGCGGCGCGTGGCGGCTCAACGGCGGCGTTTCGCGCCAGCTGCGCTTCGGCTACGGCGAGCAGGTGCTCGACGTGACGCTGAACACCAATGCGCGCGGCAGCACGCTGATCTACGCCGACCAGGCCGCGCCCTTCGCCAGCGCCTGCCAGGCCGACGACCTGCGCGTCAACCTCGGCACCCGCCGTGCGCATGGGCAGGTGCATAGCGATGGCGAGACCCTCCATGTCTTCTACGGCGGCCGGCATGTCGCGCTGGCGTGGCTCGACCCGCTGGCGCATGCCGGCGAAGCCGAAGGCGAGGGCGGCAAGCTGACCGCGCCGATGCCGGGCAAGGTCATCGCGGTGATGGTCGAAGCCGGCAGCACGGTAACGCGCGGCACGCCGCTGCTGGTGATGGAGGCGATGAAGATGGAGCACACCATCAGCGCGCCGGCCGACGGCGTGGTCAGCGAAGTGCTCTACGGGGTGGGCGAGCAGGTGGCCGAAGGGGCGCAACTGCTGGCGTTCGAGGGCAAGCAAGAGGGCAAGTAG
- a CDS encoding 2-hydroxyacid dehydrogenase produces the protein MKLQLYVPDGRYEPWIDGFAEALPEAECLTWEGSRGEPADYAVVWRPPVEMLRGRTDLKAVFNLGAGVDGILRLRDEAPDALPAGVPIVRLDDAGMAAQMAEYVTAAVLRYFRKLDAYEAQERAGNWKFLKPHRRAGFTIGVMGVGTLGTHIARTLAGFGFPVRGWSRTARAIEGVSGFYGDAGQAPFLDGLRVLVNVLPLTPQTENILNAGLFARLAQGAYVINVARGQHLVEEDLLAAVQSGQLAGATLDVFRTEPLPADHPFWQEPRITVTPHISALTLREDSIAQIAGKIRALRSGQPIAGVVDLQRGY, from the coding sequence ATGAAGTTGCAGTTATACGTCCCCGACGGCCGCTATGAACCGTGGATCGACGGCTTTGCCGAGGCCCTGCCCGAAGCCGAATGCCTGACCTGGGAGGGCAGCCGCGGCGAGCCGGCCGACTACGCCGTGGTCTGGCGCCCGCCGGTGGAAATGCTGCGCGGCCGCACCGACCTGAAGGCGGTCTTCAACCTCGGCGCCGGCGTCGACGGCATCCTGCGGCTGCGCGACGAAGCGCCCGATGCCTTGCCCGCCGGCGTGCCGATCGTGCGCCTGGACGATGCCGGCATGGCCGCGCAGATGGCCGAGTACGTCACCGCCGCCGTGCTGCGCTATTTCCGCAAGCTCGACGCCTACGAGGCGCAGGAACGCGCCGGCAACTGGAAATTCCTCAAGCCGCATCGCCGCGCCGGCTTCACCATCGGCGTGATGGGCGTGGGCACGCTCGGCACGCATATCGCCCGCACGCTGGCCGGCTTCGGCTTCCCGGTGCGCGGCTGGAGCCGCACCGCGCGCGCGATCGAGGGCGTCAGCGGCTTCTATGGCGATGCGGGCCAGGCGCCGTTCCTGGACGGCCTGCGCGTGCTGGTCAATGTGCTGCCGCTGACACCGCAGACCGAGAACATCCTGAATGCCGGCCTGTTCGCGCGGCTGGCGCAGGGCGCCTATGTGATCAACGTGGCGCGCGGCCAGCACCTGGTCGAGGAAGACCTGCTGGCCGCGGTGCAGTCGGGCCAGCTCGCGGGCGCCACCCTCGACGTGTTCCGCACCGAGCCGCTGCCGGCGGATCATCCCTTCTGGCAGGAGCCGCGCATTACGGTGACGCCGCATATCTCGGCGCTGACGCTGCGCGAGGACAGCATCGCCCAGATCGCCGGCAAGATCCGCGCGCTGCGTTCGGGCCAGCCGATTGCCGGCGTGGTCGACCTGCAGCGCGGCTATTGA